The nucleotide window TAACAGTTATCAGAAGAGCTTTAGTCACTATTTTTACTTTCTTTTAGGTTTTTGTTATTTTAATAATAGATGTGGAATGGAGATGTTAATATGTCGAATAGTAAACCGAAAGTATTGATTTTGGGAACTTTTCATATGGCTGAGGAAGGTGGAGAGGCACTTTTTGAAGTGAAAAGACAAGCAGAAATTCAAGGGGTAGTAGAAAAGTTAACTCGCTTTCAACCAACAAAAATAGCGTTAGAATGGGTTGTTGAGCAGTCTGCAAGCTTGAATGAGGAATATGAACAATATAAGGTAGGCAATTTTCCATTGAAAATGAATGAAATTTATCAAATTGGCTTTCGCTTAGGAGAGGGTTTGCAGCATACGAAAGTGTTTCCCATTGATTGGATGGGAGAGGCAGATAAAGACTATAGCGAAATAGATGCATGGATGCGAGCCAATCAGCCGCAACTAGCAAATGAGCTATTTGAGGGATTGAAATTCCCAGTGCTGACAGAAGACAAAAC belongs to Lysinibacillus louembei and includes:
- a CDS encoding DUF5694 domain-containing protein → MSNSKPKVLILGTFHMAEEGGEALFEVKRQAEIQGVVEKLTRFQPTKIALEWVVEQSASLNEEYEQYKVGNFPLKMNEIYQIGFRLGEGLQHTKVFPIDWMGEADKDYSEIDAWMRANQPQLANELFEGLKFPVLTEDKTIIDYYKELNEPNLYNQLHTMYINLARVGHFNKYIGIDWLSWWYKRNLILFSNLTRLMETDKERIIFIVGVSHVSIVAKFLEESGLCEVVDTLSYLQ